Proteins encoded in a region of the Moritella marina ATCC 15381 genome:
- the ftsX gene encoding permease-like cell division protein FtsX, whose protein sequence is MNKQTNRVDAPIIKRIQIRCQQHIHHAISSLTDVWRTPIASLMTMLVLGVSLALPSTLYVVLKNSQAVSQEWTSPTDINLFLKKDLAESRYQNLLHRLKSYKEVDSFEYISKEQGMEEFKRSSGLVSALTLLDHNPLPAVVVVTPKPYYRTSIAAQELLAKLEREPEVQQGKLDIMWLARLEGIISIFSDAVLVVSVLLLSSVLLITGNTIRLNILSNRDEIEVLKLVGATNAFVQRPFLYTGFWYGAIGGILAWLVTLFMVYWMEDTVLNLAQLYNTEFTIEGLVFSEIMLLFITAIGMGLISAAISVNYYIAKIEPS, encoded by the coding sequence ATGAACAAGCAAACCAACCGCGTTGACGCTCCTATCATTAAACGTATTCAAATCCGCTGCCAACAACATATCCATCACGCGATATCGAGTCTAACGGATGTATGGCGCACGCCTATAGCCTCTTTGATGACGATGTTAGTGCTGGGCGTGAGTTTAGCCTTGCCAAGCACCTTGTATGTGGTACTGAAAAATAGCCAAGCGGTAAGCCAAGAGTGGACTAGCCCGACCGATATTAATTTATTCCTGAAGAAAGATTTAGCGGAATCGCGTTACCAAAATTTATTACACCGTTTGAAGAGCTATAAAGAAGTTGATAGCTTTGAATATATTTCTAAAGAACAGGGCATGGAAGAGTTTAAGCGTTCTTCAGGGCTAGTATCGGCATTAACCTTACTCGATCATAACCCTTTACCAGCGGTGGTTGTGGTCACGCCTAAACCTTATTATCGCACTTCGATTGCAGCGCAAGAGCTATTAGCGAAGTTAGAGCGTGAACCTGAAGTTCAGCAAGGTAAGTTGGATATTATGTGGTTAGCACGCCTTGAAGGGATTATCTCGATCTTTAGTGATGCCGTATTAGTGGTCTCAGTATTATTATTAAGTTCGGTATTGTTAATTACCGGTAATACCATAAGGCTTAACATTTTATCTAATCGCGATGAAATTGAAGTATTGAAATTGGTGGGAGCGACGAATGCGTTTGTACAACGACCATTTTTATATACCGGCTTTTGGTATGGCGCGATCGGCGGGATTTTAGCTTGGCTGGTAACGCTATTTATGGTGTATTGGATGGAAGATACGGTGCTCAATCTTGCACAATTATATAACACCGAATTCACTATTGAGGGGTTGGTATTTAGCGAGATTATGCTGCTGTTTATCACTGCCATTGGCATGGGGTTAATCTCAGCAGCCATTTCCGTTAATTACTATATCGCTAAAATCGAACCGAGTTAA
- a CDS encoding LysM-like peptidoglycan-binding domain-containing protein gives MGSNALYSLIEKTKLLFPSLTKRVSMLRNAFKSLPRLHRKLLPILSLIVIVLLLIPSTDTMNPSNASTNERKSITLTIAPTQNVANKAGLEQGPTSNTPQPVAIKVLDPENIDGEWRAHVIRKGDSVYRIFRQYDIPSAVLHALIAVPTPQRYITQVQPGQVMSFYISTAGKLIQLRITDADSAPTLFALREDGSYIYR, from the coding sequence ATGGGGAGCAATGCATTATATTCTCTTATAGAAAAAACTAAATTATTATTTCCATCATTAACAAAACGCGTCAGTATGTTGCGTAACGCATTCAAATCACTGCCGCGCCTGCACCGTAAATTATTACCTATACTATCACTGATTGTCATAGTACTGCTGCTTATACCGAGCACAGATACAATGAATCCGAGTAACGCGAGTACGAATGAGCGTAAGTCAATCACACTGACCATCGCACCAACTCAAAATGTAGCAAATAAAGCAGGTCTAGAACAGGGACCAACGAGCAATACACCACAGCCGGTAGCAATTAAAGTACTGGATCCAGAAAATATTGATGGTGAATGGCGAGCACACGTTATTCGTAAAGGCGATTCTGTTTATCGCATTTTCCGCCAATACGATATACCTTCAGCGGTACTGCATGCTTTAATCGCAGTCCCAACGCCACAGCGGTATATAACCCAAGTGCAACCTGGACAAGTGATGTCATTTTACATCTCGACGGCAGGCAAATTAATACAACTTCGTATTACGGATGCAGATAGTGCACCGACGTTATTTGCATTACGTGAAGATGGCAGCTATATCTATCGCTAA
- the parC gene encoding DNA topoisomerase IV subunit A: MTDVIDMSLDGVEEQPLREFTEQAYLNYSMYVIMDRALPHIGDGLKPVQRRITYAMSELGLHAGAKYKKSARTVGDVLGKYHPHGDSACYEAMVLMAQPFSYRYPLVDGQGNWGAPDDPKSFAAMRYTEAKLSKFAEVLLGEVGLGTVDWLPNFDGTMKEPQLLPARLPHILLNGVTGIAVGMATDIPPHNVREITNACLHLIDKPKAELSELMAYVKGPDYPTEAEIITPEKDIAKIYESGKGSIKMRAVFTLESGDIVISALPHQVSGGKILEQIAAQMQAKKLPMVADLRDESDHENPTRLVIVPRSNRIDIEQLMAHLFASTDLEKNYRVNLNMIGLNEKPQVKGLKTILSEWLEFRNATVRRRLQFRLDKVLARLHTLDGLLIAFLNIDEVIEIIRQYDDPKAELISRFDLSVKQAEAVLELKLRHLAKLEEMRIRGEQGELNTERHKLEQLLSSDRRLATLVKKELIMDAEKFGDERRSPIIERTEAKALTEKELMPNEAVTVVLSQQGWARCAKGHDVDAKGLSYKASDEYKDAAEGRSNCPAVFIDSSGRSFALDAHTLPSARSQGEPLTTRFTLAAGQTFTHALMAEDSQQFLLSSDAGYGFIGKFSDMVSRNKNGKALLTLPAGGLVIEPQAVSDISTDQGLIISNEGRMLIFPLSSLPLLSKGKGNKLMNIPSARVKSREEYVQMLTIVPEGQSVTLYAGKRKLTLKPADLEHYKGERGRRGFKLPRGLQRVDSLDVAQE; the protein is encoded by the coding sequence ATGACTGACGTTATTGATATGAGCTTAGACGGTGTCGAAGAACAACCGCTAAGGGAATTTACCGAGCAAGCATATTTGAATTACTCCATGTATGTGATCATGGATCGTGCCTTGCCTCATATTGGTGATGGCTTAAAGCCAGTACAGCGCCGTATTACCTATGCTATGTCTGAACTTGGCTTACATGCTGGTGCAAAATATAAGAAATCAGCACGTACGGTCGGTGACGTATTAGGTAAGTATCATCCTCACGGTGATAGTGCCTGTTATGAAGCGATGGTATTGATGGCGCAACCCTTTTCTTATCGTTATCCGCTGGTTGATGGTCAAGGTAACTGGGGTGCGCCGGATGATCCGAAATCATTTGCAGCAATGCGTTACACCGAAGCTAAATTGTCAAAATTCGCAGAAGTATTATTAGGAGAAGTGGGCTTAGGCACGGTTGACTGGTTACCTAACTTTGATGGCACCATGAAAGAGCCGCAATTGTTACCTGCACGTTTACCCCATATTTTATTAAATGGTGTCACCGGTATTGCGGTAGGTATGGCAACGGATATTCCACCACATAATGTGCGTGAGATTACCAATGCTTGTTTGCATCTAATTGATAAACCTAAAGCTGAATTGTCAGAATTAATGGCGTATGTAAAAGGCCCAGATTATCCGACTGAAGCAGAGATCATTACACCAGAAAAAGATATCGCCAAGATCTATGAAAGCGGTAAAGGCAGCATTAAAATGCGCGCTGTGTTCACGCTAGAAAGTGGTGATATTGTCATTAGCGCACTCCCGCATCAAGTCTCGGGTGGTAAAATTTTAGAGCAGATTGCAGCGCAAATGCAGGCTAAAAAATTACCTATGGTCGCGGATTTACGCGATGAATCCGATCATGAAAATCCAACCCGTTTAGTGATCGTGCCACGTTCGAATCGTATTGATATCGAGCAGTTAATGGCGCATTTATTTGCCAGTACGGATCTGGAAAAAAATTACCGTGTTAACTTGAACATGATTGGCTTGAATGAGAAACCACAAGTTAAAGGGTTAAAGACCATATTATCAGAATGGCTAGAGTTCCGTAATGCGACAGTCCGTCGTCGTTTACAGTTCCGTTTAGATAAAGTTCTGGCGCGTTTACATACCCTTGATGGTTTATTGATCGCCTTTTTGAATATTGATGAAGTGATTGAAATCATTCGCCAGTATGACGATCCGAAAGCCGAGCTCATCAGCCGTTTTGATTTATCGGTTAAACAAGCAGAAGCTGTACTTGAGCTTAAATTACGCCATTTAGCTAAGTTAGAAGAAATGCGTATTCGTGGCGAGCAAGGTGAATTAAACACTGAGCGCCATAAATTAGAACAGCTATTAAGTTCAGATCGCCGTTTAGCTACCTTAGTGAAAAAAGAACTTATTATGGACGCCGAGAAATTTGGTGATGAACGCCGTTCACCGATTATCGAGCGTACAGAAGCAAAAGCGTTAACAGAAAAAGAATTGATGCCAAATGAAGCGGTGACCGTGGTGTTGTCACAACAAGGCTGGGCACGCTGTGCTAAAGGGCATGATGTGGATGCCAAAGGACTCAGCTACAAAGCCAGTGATGAATATAAAGATGCCGCAGAAGGCCGCAGTAATTGCCCTGCAGTCTTTATTGATTCAAGTGGTCGTTCGTTTGCATTGGATGCACACACGTTGCCATCGGCACGTAGTCAGGGTGAGCCATTGACTACGCGTTTCACGCTTGCAGCCGGGCAGACCTTTACTCATGCCTTGATGGCGGAGGATAGTCAACAATTCTTACTCAGCTCTGATGCGGGTTACGGTTTTATTGGCAAATTCAGTGACATGGTGAGCCGTAATAAAAATGGTAAAGCGTTATTAACCTTACCTGCTGGTGGCTTAGTCATTGAACCACAAGCGGTGAGCGATATCAGCACTGATCAGGGCTTAATTATTTCTAACGAAGGTAGAATGCTTATCTTCCCACTGTCATCATTGCCATTACTGTCTAAAGGTAAGGGTAATAAATTAATGAACATTCCATCTGCACGCGTTAAAAGCCGTGAAGAGTATGTGCAAATGCTGACAATTGTGCCAGAAGGGCAGTCAGTAACATTATATGCTGGTAAACGTAAGTTAACATTAAAACCTGCTGATTTAGAGCACTACAAAGGTGAGCGAGGGCGTCGCGGTTTCAAATTACCACGTGGATTACAGCGTGTTGATAGCCTAGATGTAGCGCAAGAATAA
- a CDS encoding 1-acylglycerol-3-phosphate O-acyltransferase, with protein MLFIGRLVLVMLFMIYLLLMSIVRFSLQPRNPKHVACVARNFSRLARILGVKLTVRKPTGLNDAGPYVFVGNHQNNFDLITMTAAVQPGTVSVGKKSLIWVPIFGFVYWLSGNILIDRNNKSKAVGTISAVADRIKKGHLSIWMFAEGTRSRGRGLLPFKTGAFHTAIQAEVPIVPVCCSNTHNKIKLNRWDNGEVIIEIMDPIATAGLERKAVRQLSTDVHAIMKKRIDELSAEARDA; from the coding sequence ATGTTATTTATTGGTCGTTTAGTCTTAGTCATGTTGTTCATGATCTACTTATTACTCATGAGTATTGTACGCTTTAGTTTACAGCCTCGTAATCCAAAGCACGTTGCATGCGTGGCGAGAAACTTCTCCCGATTGGCGCGTATTTTGGGGGTTAAATTAACAGTTCGTAAACCAACCGGTTTGAATGATGCTGGTCCGTATGTTTTTGTCGGTAATCATCAAAACAATTTTGATTTGATTACTATGACTGCAGCAGTACAGCCTGGCACTGTATCTGTTGGTAAGAAAAGCTTAATTTGGGTGCCTATTTTTGGTTTTGTATATTGGCTGTCAGGTAATATCCTGATCGACCGTAATAACAAAAGCAAAGCCGTTGGTACTATTTCAGCTGTGGCAGATCGCATTAAAAAAGGTCATTTGAGTATTTGGATGTTTGCTGAAGGGACACGTAGTCGTGGTCGTGGTTTATTGCCATTTAAGACGGGTGCCTTCCATACAGCTATCCAAGCTGAAGTGCCGATTGTGCCGGTATGCTGTTCAAATACCCACAACAAAATTAAATTAAACCGTTGGGATAATGGCGAAGTGATTATTGAAATCATGGATCCGATTGCCACAGCAGGTTTAGAGCGTAAAGCGGTACGTCAATTATCAACAGACGTGCATGCGATCATGAAAAAACGTATTGATGAGTTATCTGCAGAAGCAAGAGACGCTTAG
- the rsmC gene encoding 16S rRNA (guanine(1207)-N(2))-methyltransferase RsmC translates to MISNSYTLASQLLARNTAHFEDKDLLIAGYIEDTYPVELAKVAKKTTLFSYDYSAKLHYDDISSIDNHCSTEYQAVKKHQVALVYMSKSKAEVEYLLANITEHLEDGAMIFMVGENNAGIRSANKFFAPYGDICNKLDAARRSSLYVTELNKPVAKFVQDDWITTFPISANGVDLTVCTLPGVFSHGKLDTGSNILLNNLHKKPSGRVLDLGCGAGIIGSYIAKRFPESKVEMTDVSALAVKSSQLTLAANELAGQAYLSDVYSDVEGTFDYIISNPPFHAGLKTHYASTETFLKEANSYINPRGHLVLVANSFLKYPEIIEAAFGHCLLQIKSSKFAVYYANK, encoded by the coding sequence ATGATCAGCAATAGCTACACCCTAGCAAGTCAATTACTCGCACGTAACACTGCACATTTTGAAGATAAAGACCTGTTGATTGCGGGTTACATCGAAGATACATATCCGGTTGAATTAGCTAAGGTAGCTAAAAAAACAACCTTATTCAGCTACGACTATTCCGCTAAACTGCATTATGATGATATCAGCAGCATTGATAACCATTGCTCGACTGAATACCAAGCGGTGAAAAAACACCAAGTTGCTTTGGTTTATATGTCAAAATCAAAAGCTGAAGTAGAATACTTGTTAGCTAACATTACCGAACATCTTGAAGATGGTGCAATGATCTTCATGGTAGGTGAGAACAACGCCGGTATCCGTAGCGCAAATAAATTCTTTGCCCCGTATGGTGATATTTGTAACAAACTCGACGCTGCACGTCGTAGCTCGTTATATGTCACTGAATTAAATAAACCTGTCGCTAAATTTGTGCAAGACGATTGGATCACGACATTCCCAATCTCAGCGAATGGTGTTGACCTAACTGTGTGTACATTACCAGGTGTCTTTAGCCACGGTAAATTAGATACAGGCAGTAATATTCTGCTTAATAACCTACACAAAAAACCATCAGGTCGTGTACTTGATCTCGGTTGTGGTGCAGGTATTATCGGTAGTTATATCGCTAAACGCTTCCCAGAAAGCAAAGTTGAAATGACTGATGTAAGTGCGCTAGCGGTTAAATCAAGTCAACTCACATTAGCAGCAAATGAATTAGCTGGCCAAGCTTACCTGTCTGATGTTTATTCAGATGTGGAAGGTACATTCGATTATATTATTTCGAACCCACCGTTCCACGCTGGTTTAAAAACCCATTATGCAAGCACTGAAACCTTCTTAAAAGAAGCGAATAGCTACATCAACCCACGCGGCCATTTAGTCTTAGTTGCCAACAGTTTCTTGAAATACCCTGAGATTATTGAAGCCGCTTTCGGCCATTGCTTACTGCAAATTAAATCATCTAAATTTGCCGTCTATTATGCTAATAAATAA
- the dapA gene encoding 4-hydroxy-tetrahydrodipicolinate synthase produces the protein MSVNSTVTDKSAMKALLKGSIVALVTPFKNNEIDEPALRNLVDWHVAQGTHGIVAVGTTGECPTLSLEEHCQILDIVVSQAAGRLPVIAGAGSNNPTDAILLSNHAQAAGAIATLHVAGYYNRPCQEGLFQHFKAINDNNDLPIIVYNIPGRAIVDIQPETLARMAELENVVGIKDATGDLSRPWLERQLIKGDFSFLSGDDCTTVAYNVSGGNGLISVSANVAPKLYAQVQELTFAGKYVEARELQDRLITLHNLMFKETSPAGVKYAVSLLGLCEPECRLPVIELTQGTKDEIRAAMVELELI, from the coding sequence ATGAGTGTTAACTCAACGGTCACCGATAAATCAGCAATGAAAGCATTACTTAAAGGCTCAATTGTTGCTTTGGTTACCCCGTTTAAAAATAATGAAATTGATGAACCGGCATTACGTAATTTGGTGGACTGGCATGTAGCGCAAGGTACGCATGGTATTGTTGCTGTGGGAACAACTGGCGAGTGTCCAACACTGTCATTAGAAGAGCATTGTCAGATCCTTGATATTGTGGTTAGCCAAGCCGCGGGACGCTTACCGGTGATTGCTGGTGCAGGCTCGAACAATCCGACGGATGCGATCTTATTATCTAATCATGCGCAAGCTGCTGGTGCGATTGCGACGTTACATGTCGCTGGTTATTATAACCGTCCATGCCAGGAAGGTTTGTTTCAACATTTTAAAGCGATAAATGATAACAACGACCTGCCAATCATTGTTTACAATATCCCTGGTCGTGCGATTGTGGATATCCAACCTGAAACATTAGCGCGTATGGCTGAGCTTGAAAATGTAGTCGGCATTAAAGATGCAACAGGTGATCTGTCACGCCCTTGGTTAGAGCGCCAACTAATTAAAGGTGATTTCTCTTTCCTCTCTGGTGATGACTGTACGACGGTTGCTTATAACGTATCTGGCGGTAATGGCCTTATTTCGGTATCTGCTAACGTTGCGCCAAAACTGTATGCACAAGTGCAGGAATTAACGTTTGCGGGTAAATATGTTGAAGCGAGAGAATTACAAGATCGTTTGATCACGCTACATAATTTAATGTTTAAAGAAACAAGCCCTGCTGGTGTGAAGTACGCAGTATCGTTACTCGGCCTGTGTGAGCCTGAGTGTCGCTTACCTGTTATTGAACTAACCCAAGGTACAAAAGACGAAATTCGAGCCGCTATGGTTGAATTAGAGTTGATTTAA
- a CDS encoding DUF1566 domain-containing protein → MIKSTTILLLSSSLFSLAAIAAIEAVNINCDPALYQDYTPSDFIDNKDGSVTDLRTSLTWAKCSIGQTYTLSSNSCSGSGAISYATWSDALAAAESYSINGITGWRLPNIKELGSLVDRSCAEPAINLTLFPNTISSVYYSSTPFNAGATGAEYSHLISRVIDFAKGTEMPLGQHDSSLTTYAVRAVKGGYR, encoded by the coding sequence ATGATAAAATCAACAACCATACTACTGCTTAGTTCAAGCCTGTTTAGTCTCGCAGCTATTGCAGCTATCGAAGCAGTTAATATTAATTGCGACCCTGCTCTCTATCAAGATTACACGCCGTCTGACTTTATTGATAATAAGGATGGCAGCGTTACCGATCTGCGTACCAGTTTAACGTGGGCAAAATGCAGTATCGGGCAAACTTATACCTTGTCATCCAATTCATGCTCAGGCAGTGGCGCGATCAGTTATGCCACTTGGAGTGACGCACTTGCCGCTGCAGAAAGTTATAGCATCAATGGCATTACCGGTTGGCGTTTACCTAACATTAAAGAACTCGGCTCACTCGTCGATCGCAGCTGCGCTGAACCTGCAATCAATTTAACGCTATTTCCAAATACAATATCGAGTGTGTATTATTCAAGTACGCCATTTAATGCTGGTGCAACAGGTGCTGAATACAGCCATCTGATATCACGTGTTATCGACTTTGCTAAAGGCACTGAAATGCCGCTTGGACAACATGATAGTTCGTTAACGACTTATGCGGTTCGCGCTGTAAAAGGTGGTTATCGATAA
- a CDS encoding DUF1566 domain-containing protein translates to MHLKKLSFLTIFLLSLGLTGCGSDNLDAINGNTGDSSNDSSDDSSDDSPGDTTDDGSGDTNVYTATFDTIPRVIQRGQTLTLNYPLDKTTPSELNYSLNISGTAVMGENADYTISNAAVLTFTAASNTASLTITTYQKQDVYDARTLNLIFTDSDGDQFTQPLLISGNVYLNDSGVSNYSDGSDFTLGAQPGDDLALQDAAYGLDVIINSNALANAGGDIQDPSSQFYKNSRDIDSADTEYKGRAGFRFVKIGNDGMPRTANSTDYSCVKDEITGLTWQVKGPTNLLTNQETDNTLPDRYTMDDKTNYSAANFVYAWWSSKLGTTGRGWRYTLNDSTLDTATDDSDYANATCGYLKDLSGRENELYCSSGAYADEVNFLGVCGQANWLVPSVEQLRSIIDYSKVTDYSTLSLATDHALDSDFFDCTGNDCVVSNDGNPVYWTSSQVKGAESLAWCINLQTGSVNTCNKDEGRKVMLVSSNIPAEFFTQAADDSAESE, encoded by the coding sequence ATGCACTTAAAAAAGTTAAGTTTCTTAACTATTTTTTTGCTGTCACTCGGCTTAACAGGCTGCGGCAGTGATAATTTAGACGCGATAAATGGGAATACTGGTGACAGCTCTAATGACAGTTCTGACGATAGTTCTGACGATAGTCCAGGCGATACTACCGATGATGGCTCTGGTGATACGAATGTATATACCGCGACTTTCGACACAATACCTAGAGTTATTCAGCGTGGACAGACGCTTACCCTAAATTACCCTTTAGATAAAACGACCCCCTCTGAGCTTAATTACAGCTTAAACATTAGCGGCACTGCTGTTATGGGGGAAAACGCAGATTACACGATTAGTAATGCTGCAGTGCTCACCTTTACTGCAGCTTCAAATACTGCCAGCCTCACTATTACGACATATCAAAAACAAGACGTATACGACGCACGAACGCTGAATCTTATTTTCACTGATTCAGACGGTGATCAGTTTACTCAGCCGCTGCTTATCTCTGGCAACGTTTACCTTAATGATTCTGGAGTAAGCAATTATTCTGACGGTAGTGACTTTACTCTCGGCGCACAACCGGGCGACGATCTTGCTCTGCAAGATGCGGCATATGGACTAGATGTCATTATTAACTCCAATGCACTGGCTAATGCAGGCGGAGATATTCAAGATCCCAGTAGCCAGTTTTATAAAAACAGCCGCGATATCGACAGTGCCGATACCGAATATAAAGGCAGAGCAGGATTTCGCTTTGTGAAGATAGGCAATGACGGTATGCCGAGAACAGCTAACAGCACTGATTACAGCTGTGTTAAGGATGAAATAACCGGATTAACCTGGCAGGTGAAAGGCCCAACAAACCTTTTAACCAATCAAGAAACCGATAACACCCTACCAGATCGCTACACAATGGATGACAAAACTAACTACAGTGCCGCTAACTTTGTCTATGCTTGGTGGTCATCAAAGCTAGGTACTACAGGCCGAGGCTGGAGATATACTCTCAATGACAGCACACTTGATACCGCCACTGACGATTCTGATTATGCCAATGCTACCTGTGGTTATCTAAAAGATCTATCAGGAAGGGAAAACGAGCTCTATTGCAGTTCAGGCGCCTATGCAGACGAAGTGAACTTTTTGGGGGTATGCGGTCAAGCTAACTGGCTGGTCCCTAGTGTTGAGCAATTAAGAAGTATCATTGATTACAGTAAAGTAACTGATTACTCGACCTTATCATTAGCGACTGATCACGCGCTGGATAGCGACTTCTTTGATTGTACGGGTAATGACTGTGTCGTGAGTAATGATGGTAACCCCGTTTACTGGACTTCATCACAGGTGAAGGGCGCTGAATCATTAGCTTGGTGTATCAACCTACAAACAGGTAGCGTGAACACCTGTAATAAAGATGAAGGGCGTAAAGTAATGCTGGTAAGCAGTAATATCCCAGCTGAATTTTTCACTCAAGCTGCTGATGATTCAGCTGAATCAGAATAA
- the oxyR gene encoding DNA-binding transcriptional regulator OxyR has protein sequence MNLRDLEYLVALQELKHFRKAAEKCFVSQPTLSGQIRKLEDELDVILIERTSRKVLFTPAGDQIADQARTVLLESKAIKEIAKSYASPTAGAIHIGLIPTVAPYLLPLIVPSMKQQFPDLDMYLHENQTNELLKQLDEGELDCLLLAYLPGMEKYGHIELYKEPLELIIPSGHRFKGRDRVDLSELRGEKVLMLEDGHCLRDQAMDYCFTAGAEEDQSFKATSLETLRHMIAADAGVTLLPHLAIPRTRFTEGVEYIKFVEPEPTRKIVLLYRKGSVRRPCFNDIAQVIGKKVMATIV, from the coding sequence ATGAACTTAAGAGATTTAGAATATCTTGTCGCGTTACAAGAACTGAAGCATTTTAGAAAAGCGGCGGAAAAATGCTTTGTCAGCCAACCGACACTCAGTGGTCAGATCCGTAAGTTAGAAGATGAACTGGATGTGATCTTGATTGAGAGGACATCGAGAAAAGTATTGTTTACGCCAGCTGGCGATCAAATTGCTGATCAAGCACGTACCGTATTGTTAGAATCTAAAGCCATTAAAGAAATTGCCAAGAGTTATGCTAGCCCGACAGCAGGTGCGATTCATATTGGTTTGATCCCAACAGTCGCGCCTTACCTGTTGCCTTTGATCGTGCCATCAATGAAACAACAATTCCCTGATTTAGATATGTATTTACATGAAAATCAAACGAATGAGTTATTAAAGCAATTGGATGAAGGTGAGTTGGATTGTCTCTTATTAGCTTACTTACCAGGCATGGAAAAATACGGTCACATTGAGTTATATAAAGAACCATTAGAGCTGATTATTCCGAGTGGACACCGCTTTAAAGGTCGAGATCGCGTTGACTTATCGGAATTACGCGGCGAGAAAGTACTGATGTTAGAAGATGGACACTGTCTGCGTGATCAAGCGATGGATTATTGTTTTACAGCTGGCGCTGAGGAAGATCAAAGCTTTAAAGCAACAAGCTTAGAAACACTGCGTCATATGATCGCAGCGGACGCGGGCGTGACATTATTACCGCATCTGGCGATCCCACGAACTCGGTTTACTGAAGGGGTGGAGTACATTAAATTTGTGGAACCTGAACCAACTCGAAAAATTGTTTTATTGTATCGTAAAGGTTCAGTAAGGCGTCCTTGTTTTAACGATATAGCGCAAGTCATCGGCAAGAAAGTGATGGCTACAATAGTTTAA